The segment GTAATTCGTAATTCGTAATTCGTATCAAATCCCCCGCCTATCTCAGCGCCTCCGTCCGGTGCCTCAGCTGATTATGTAGCGATTTCACCCCCGGCACCTTGCGCAGTCCGGTGACGATCCGCTCCTCGTCCTCGGGGTTCACCGTGCCGGTGAGGCGCACGACGCCGTCCATTACCTCCGCGCGGATGTCGCCGACGGGGTGCACCAGGCGGCCCAGCTCGGCGCGCAGGCGTCCCTCCAGTACCGCGTCCTCCACGCGGGCATCGTGGAAGCGCGAACGCGTCTCCGCCATGATGCCGCGCGCCCGGTTGCGCAGGTGACGGGCGGAGGAGGCGGCGGCCTCACCGAGATCCTCGGCCTCGTGCGCGCGGTGGATCAGCCGGTCGCGCAGGAGCGCCCGTCGGCGGCGACCCCGATCGGGGTCCAGGTAGTACATCAATCCGGCCCCCACCATCATCCCCAGCACGAACAGACCGGGATCCCCTCCCTCGACCCTGATTCGTCTCGACGTCATCGTTGACCTCCTGATGAAGCATGCGATTCCGGCGGCGGCCCGACTTCTCCGGACCACGCGCGGGCGAGTAGCTGCCGGACTTCCTCGTCGCTCGTCTGGTCGAAGCGATCGTACCAGATGCCCACCGCGTGGAAGGGCTCCGGGGTGCGCAGGCACTCGACGGCGTCGACCTCGCGCTCGAGCAGGTCGCACGTCTCCCGGGCCGCGACCGGCACCGCTACGATCAGCTCCGCCGGGCCACGCTGGCGGATGGCCGCGGCGGCGGCGCGCATGGTAGAGCCAGTCGCCAGGCCGTCGTCCACCAGCACCACCGTTCGACCGCGGACCTCCGGTTCCGCGCGCTCTCCCCGGTACTCCGTGGCGCGACGCCGTAGCTCGGCCTCCTCCCGAGCCGCCACTCTCTCGATCTCCTCGTCCTCGACGTCGACGATATCCAGCACGGCGTGATTGAGGATCCGCACTCCTCCCTCCGCGATCGCGCCCATCGCCAGCTCCTCCTGGCCGGGCACGCCCAGCTTGCGAACCAGGAAGAGGTCGAGGGGTGCGCCGAGCGCCCGCGCCACCTCGAATCCGACCGGTACGCCCCCTCGCGGGAGCGCGAGCACGAGGACGTTGCTATGGCCCGCGAGACGGCGCCGTAGCCGCTCACCGAGCATTCTGCCGGCCTCGGTCCGATCACGAAAGCGATTCACTCCGCGTCCTCCTCGTGCGGCGCGAGAAGCCGACCGCCCTGCCCCCCATCTATCTTCGAAGGCTGCAATAACCGCTCCGACCGACCGCCTCCCCAGGCTTGCGGCGACCGCTCGAGGGGGGCCAATTTCGGCCGCGCCGCGCGCGATATACCTACATTTTGCTCGAGGTGGCTGCAATGAGCGCCAGCATCCTGGTAGTCGACGACGAACCGGATATCTCCGCGCTGGTGGCCTACCAGCTCGCCCGTGAGTCGTATCGCGTGCGGACCGCTACCAGCGGAACCGAGGCGCTCGAGGCCATCGGGCGGGAGCTCCCCGATCTGGTGGTGCTCGACCTGATGCTCCCGGGGATCTCCGGGCTGGACGTGCTGGCCGAGATCCGCCGTCGGGAGGAGTGGCGCGAGCTTCCCGTGATCCTCCTCACCGCCCGGCGAGACGAGGCGGACCGGGTGGAGGGCTTCAGGCGCGGCGCCGACGATTACGTCTCCAAGCCGTTCTCTCCTCAGGAGCTGGTCCTGCGCGTCGAGGCGGTGCTGCGCCGCGTCCGCCAGGAGCCGCCCAGCCCGTCCGAAGGCAGAGTGCTCAAGGTCGGGCCGTTCACCCTGCACTCGGAGGCGGCGCGAGCCCAGGTCGACGGGCGCGATCTCCAACTGACCCCGACGGAGTTCCGCCTGCTGGAGACCCTGATGGAGCGCCGCGGGCGGGTACAGAGCCGCCGGCAACTCCTGCAGGCGGTCTGGGGAGTGACCGCGAACATCACCACCCGGACCGTCGACATGCACGTGCAGCGGCTCCGGTCGAAAGTGGGCGACGCCGCGAGGTGGATCGAAACCGTCCGCGGCTTCGGATACCGCTTCCGTACCGAGCCGCCGGGAGAACCGGGATGAACCTCCGCGCCGACCAGCGGCTCTTTCTCTCCTACCTCGTCCTCATCCTGGGGCTGGTCGGCGCGCTGCTTCTCGGGATCGACCGGCTGTTGAATCGCGAGCTGCTCGATCTGGTCGAGCAGGACCTGGTGCGCGAGCTGGACCTGGCGGCGGAACTCTACCGCGACGCAGGCCCTACCGGTGCAGACTCTGTCGCCGACCGTGTCGCCGTCCTCACCGGCCGCCGCGCCACCATCATCGCCGCCGACGGCACCGTGATCGGCGAGTCCCGCGCGGATGGGGCGGCGCTGGCGGAGATGGACAACCACGCAAACCGGCCGGAGGTGCGGGACGCCCTGCAGACCGGCCGGGGGAGGATCATCCGCCGCAGCCCGACGGTGGGGGAGAGGATGCTGTACGTGGCTGGGCGCACTCAGGGGGGCGAGGTCGTGCGCCTCGCCTTCCCGCTCACCCTGGTCGACCGACCGATCGCAGCTCTGCAGCGCGGGGTGCTGGTGGTGGGTGTAATCGCGATCGTGCTAGCCGCGATTTTCTCCTTCGCCTTCAGCGTCGCGGTCACGCGGCCGCTGCGGCGGATGCAGGGGGCCGCACGAGCGATGGCGGCGGGCGACCTCTCCGTGCGCCTCAACGAGCAGCGCCGCGACGAGTTCGGAGAGGTGGCGCGTGCCCTGGACGCGCTCGCCGCCGAGTTGCAGCGCCGCGTGGCCGACCTCGAGGAGCAGCGGGCGCGCACTCGAGTTCTCATCGACGTCATGGCGGAAGGGGTCATCGAGCTGGGCCCGGACGGTACCGTGCGCAGCGCCAACCCCGCCGCCCAGCAGATGTTCTCGCTCCCCGAGCGGATTCCCGTCACCACCCCCGAGACTGTGTCGCGGCGCCCCGAGTTCCTGGGCATCGTGCGGCGGGCGCTCGCGGGCGAGCGCGTTCCCCTGACCGAGCTGACCGGAGAGGAGCGCGCGCTGCTCGCCACCGCGCAGCCCCTCCCCGACGGGGGCGCGGTGCTGGTGATCCTGGACGTTTCGGAGCTACGCCGCCTGGAGGGGGTGCGGCGGGACTTCGTCGCCAATGCCTCCCACGAGCTGAAGACGCCGCTGACCGCGATCCGGGGCTACAGCGAGACCCTGCAGGATCCCGGGCTGCCGCCCGAGCTGGTGCAGCGTTTCGCGGCGGTCGTCCACGCCAACGCCGCGCGGCTGC is part of the Longimicrobiaceae bacterium genome and harbors:
- a CDS encoding BON domain-containing protein — translated: MTSRRIRVEGGDPGLFVLGMMVGAGLMYYLDPDRGRRRRALLRDRLIHRAHEAEDLGEAAASSARHLRNRARGIMAETRSRFHDARVEDAVLEGRLRAELGRLVHPVGDIRAEVMDGVVRLTGTVNPEDEERIVTGLRKVPGVKSLHNQLRHRTEALR
- a CDS encoding ATP-binding protein, with translation MNLRADQRLFLSYLVLILGLVGALLLGIDRLLNRELLDLVEQDLVRELDLAAELYRDAGPTGADSVADRVAVLTGRRATIIAADGTVIGESRADGAALAEMDNHANRPEVRDALQTGRGRIIRRSPTVGERMLYVAGRTQGGEVVRLAFPLTLVDRPIAALQRGVLVVGVIAIVLAAIFSFAFSVAVTRPLRRMQGAARAMAAGDLSVRLNEQRRDEFGEVARALDALAAELQRRVADLEEQRARTRVLIDVMAEGVIELGPDGTVRSANPAAQQMFSLPERIPVTTPETVSRRPEFLGIVRRALAGERVPLTELTGEERALLATAQPLPDGGAVLVILDVSELRRLEGVRRDFVANASHELKTPLTAIRGYSETLQDPGLPPELVQRFAAVVHANAARLQRIVDDLLDLSRIESGGWVPRRVVVEIEPLAREAWRECIRATEGKVEFEVALEEGAARAHCDPAALRQIFINLFSNALRYTPEGGRVEVRTSRGGGEGESERGRWVSIEVADTGSGIPAAHLPRIFERFYRVDAARSREEGGTGLGLSIVKHLVEAHGGTIEAESTLGEGTTIRFTLPAED
- a CDS encoding response regulator transcription factor, producing the protein MSASILVVDDEPDISALVAYQLARESYRVRTATSGTEALEAIGRELPDLVVLDLMLPGISGLDVLAEIRRREEWRELPVILLTARRDEADRVEGFRRGADDYVSKPFSPQELVLRVEAVLRRVRQEPPSPSEGRVLKVGPFTLHSEAARAQVDGRDLQLTPTEFRLLETLMERRGRVQSRRQLLQAVWGVTANITTRTVDMHVQRLRSKVGDAARWIETVRGFGYRFRTEPPGEPG
- a CDS encoding phosphoribosyltransferase — protein: MNRFRDRTEAGRMLGERLRRRLAGHSNVLVLALPRGGVPVGFEVARALGAPLDLFLVRKLGVPGQEELAMGAIAEGGVRILNHAVLDIVDVEDEEIERVAAREEAELRRRATEYRGERAEPEVRGRTVVLVDDGLATGSTMRAAAAAIRQRGPAELIVAVPVAARETCDLLEREVDAVECLRTPEPFHAVGIWYDRFDQTSDEEVRQLLARAWSGEVGPPPESHASSGGQR